The Uruburuella testudinis genome window below encodes:
- a CDS encoding alpha/beta hydrolase codes for MLKSQNQHLIEGPAGKLETLYLAAQGRERGVAVINHPNPRHGGTNTNKVIQTAAKALSQLGFHCYLPNLRGVGNSDGEHDYGRGETDDCIAVIDYARARHPDAAQFVLSGFSFGGYVALFTAQQRRPDLLLLLGPAVGIYDRTEPMAADAAKTLLIHGETDDIVPLQNAFRWAAPQDLAVVVLPDASHFFHGKLILLRDTISRQAVSFLND; via the coding sequence ATGCTGAAATCTCAAAACCAACACTTAATCGAAGGCCCCGCCGGCAAGCTTGAAACGCTTTACCTGGCGGCCCAGGGCCGTGAGCGCGGCGTGGCGGTCATCAACCACCCCAACCCCCGGCATGGCGGCACCAATACCAATAAAGTGATTCAAACCGCAGCCAAAGCATTGAGCCAACTCGGTTTTCATTGCTATCTGCCCAACCTTCGCGGTGTCGGCAACAGCGATGGCGAGCATGATTATGGCCGGGGCGAAACCGATGACTGTATCGCCGTTATCGACTATGCCCGCGCCCGCCATCCCGATGCCGCGCAGTTTGTGCTAAGCGGTTTTTCCTTCGGCGGCTATGTTGCTTTGTTTACTGCCCAACAGCGCCGCCCCGATTTGCTGCTGTTACTGGGGCCGGCAGTAGGCATATATGACCGCACAGAACCGATGGCCGCCGATGCAGCCAAAACCCTGCTGATACATGGCGAAACAGATGATATTGTGCCATTGCAAAATGCTTTCCGCTGGGCGGCGCCCCAAGATTTGGCCGTGGTGGTTTTGCCGGATGCATCGCATTTTTTCCATGGCAAACTGATTTTGCTGCGCGACACGATTTCCCGGCAGGCTGTTTCGTTTTTAAATGATTAA
- the yfaE gene encoding class I ribonucleotide reductase maintenance protein YfaE, which yields MTLITTRDKIFELQEGETLLEGLERTGHDVEYQCRSGYCGSCRVKLLSGKVAYHDLPLAFIGPNEILPCCCRVTEPIEIDCNARMQARDLFENDLFDES from the coding sequence ATGACTTTAATCACCACCCGCGATAAAATTTTTGAACTGCAAGAGGGCGAAACACTGCTCGAAGGGCTGGAGCGCACCGGCCATGATGTGGAATACCAATGCCGGAGCGGCTATTGCGGTTCTTGCCGGGTAAAACTGCTATCGGGCAAAGTGGCGTATCACGATTTGCCGCTGGCGTTTATCGGCCCCAATGAAATTCTGCCGTGCTGCTGCCGGGTAACCGAGCCGATTGAAATCGACTGCAATGCCCGTATGCAAGCACGCGATTTGTTTGAAAATGATTTGTTTGATGAATCTTGA
- the nrdB gene encoding class Ia ribonucleoside-diphosphate reductase subunit beta, which translates to MSYSTFSKEKNNALLEPMFFGQPVNVARYDQQKYEIFEKLIEKQLSFFWRPEEIDVSRDRIDYQNLPVHEQHIFISNLKYQTLLDSIQGRSPNVGLLPLVSIPELETWIETWSFSETIHSRSYTHIIRNIVNDPSIVFDDIVDNEYIIKRAEDIACYYDDLIEHTQYYNLLGEGQHQINGKTVTISLRALKKKLYLCLMCVNVLEAIRFYVSFACSFAFAERELMEGNAKIIKLIARDEALHLTGTQHMLNLMRSGVDDPEMAEIAAESEQECFELFKLAALQEKEWAEYLFKDGSMIGLNKEILGQYVEYITNLRMAAVGLKPAFEGANQNPIPWINAWLSSDNVQVAPQEVEISSYLIGQIDAEVKAEDLGDFEL; encoded by the coding sequence ATGTCTTACAGCACTTTCAGTAAAGAAAAAAACAATGCTTTGCTGGAGCCGATGTTTTTCGGCCAGCCGGTGAATGTGGCGCGTTATGACCAGCAAAAATACGAAATTTTTGAAAAACTGATTGAAAAACAATTGTCTTTTTTCTGGCGCCCGGAAGAAATCGATGTGTCGCGCGACCGTATCGATTATCAAAACCTGCCGGTGCACGAACAACATATCTTTATCAGCAATCTGAAATACCAAACCCTGCTTGATTCGATTCAAGGACGCAGCCCCAATGTCGGCTTGCTGCCGTTGGTGTCGATTCCCGAGCTGGAAACCTGGATTGAAACCTGGTCGTTTTCCGAAACCATCCACTCCCGCTCCTACACCCATATTATCCGCAATATCGTTAATGATCCTTCGATTGTGTTTGACGATATTGTTGATAACGAATACATCATCAAACGTGCAGAAGACATTGCCTGCTACTATGACGATTTAATCGAGCACACGCAATACTATAATCTGCTGGGCGAAGGCCAACACCAAATCAACGGCAAAACCGTCACCATCAGCCTGCGTGCACTGAAGAAAAAGCTTTATCTGTGCCTGATGTGCGTCAACGTATTGGAAGCCATCCGCTTTTATGTTTCCTTTGCCTGCTCGTTTGCTTTCGCAGAACGTGAGCTGATGGAGGGCAACGCCAAAATCATCAAACTGATTGCCCGCGATGAAGCGCTGCATCTTACCGGCACCCAGCACATGCTCAACCTGATGCGCAGCGGTGTGGACGACCCGGAAATGGCTGAAATTGCCGCCGAATCCGAACAAGAATGTTTCGAGCTGTTTAAGCTGGCGGCTTTGCAGGAAAAAGAATGGGCGGAATATTTATTTAAAGATGGTTCGATGATCGGCCTGAACAAAGAAATTCTCGGCCAATATGTGGAATACATCACCAATCTGCGCATGGCGGCGGTGGGCTTGAAACCCGCATTCGAAGGCGCCAATCAAAACCCGATTCCGTGGATTAACGCTTGGTTGTCATCGGATAATGTACAGGTCGCCCCACAGGAAGTGGAAATCAGCTCTTATCTGATCGGTCAAATCGATGCGGAAGTCAAAGCCGAAGACTTGGGCGATTTCGAGTTGTAA
- the nrdA gene encoding class 1a ribonucleoside-diphosphate reductase subunit alpha has translation MNVTSNLKVTKRDGRLEDINLDKIHRVITWAAEGLDNVSVSQVELKSHIQFYNGIRTDDIHETIIKAAADLISQETPDYQYLAARLAIFHLRKIAYGEFEPPHLLEHVRKLTEAGKYDRHLLADYSREEFDELNAYIDHERDMSFSYGAVKQLEGKYLVQNRVSREIYETPQFLYMLVAMCLFAKYPRNTRLAYVKKFYDATSQFKISLPTPIMSGVRTPTRQFSSCVLIECDDSLDSINATTSAIVKYVSQRAGIGINAGRIRGLGSEIRGGEAQHTGCIPFFKMFQAAVKSCSQGGVRGGAATLFYPLWHIEVESLLVLKNNRGVEDNRVRHLDYGVQINRLLYTRLIKGGDIALFSPHEVPGLYDAFFADQDEFERLYTQYEQDPAIRKRIVPATELFSLLMQERAGTGRIYIQNVDHCNTHSPFDPSVAPVRQSNLCLEIALPTKPLNDINDENGEIALCTLSAFNLGALNSLDELEELADLAVRALDALLDYQDYPIKAAQIATMNRRTLGIGVINYAYYLAKNGVRYSDDSAIGLTHRTFEAIQYYLLKASVSLAKEYGACPLFHETTYAQGKLPIDTYKKDLDAVCQEPLHLDWESLRADIVQHGLRNSTLTALMPSETSSQIANATNGIEPPRGLVSVKASKDGILKQVVPEFGRLKDQYELLWQLPGNDGYLKLVGVMQKFVDQAISSNTSYDPQRFEGGRVPMKQMLKDLLTAYKFGVKTLYYHNTRDGADDTQVDLQDDGCAGGACKI, from the coding sequence ATGAACGTAACCAGCAATCTGAAAGTAACCAAGCGTGACGGGCGTTTGGAAGACATCAATCTTGATAAAATCCACCGTGTCATCACTTGGGCGGCCGAGGGCTTAGACAATGTTTCCGTCTCTCAGGTTGAGCTGAAATCGCATATCCAGTTTTACAACGGCATCCGTACCGACGATATCCATGAAACCATCATCAAAGCCGCTGCCGACCTGATTTCACAAGAAACACCCGATTACCAATATCTGGCGGCACGTTTGGCGATTTTCCACCTGCGTAAAATCGCTTACGGCGAATTCGAGCCGCCACACCTGCTTGAGCATGTCCGCAAGCTGACCGAGGCAGGTAAATACGACCGCCACTTGTTGGCCGATTACAGCCGTGAAGAATTTGACGAGCTCAATGCTTATATTGACCATGAGCGCGATATGAGCTTTTCTTATGGCGCCGTTAAGCAGCTCGAGGGCAAGTATCTGGTGCAAAACCGCGTCAGCCGTGAAATCTACGAAACCCCTCAGTTTCTGTATATGCTGGTGGCTATGTGCCTGTTTGCCAAATATCCGCGCAACACCCGTTTGGCTTATGTGAAAAAATTCTATGATGCCACCAGCCAATTCAAAATTTCCCTGCCCACACCGATAATGAGCGGTGTGCGCACTCCCACCCGCCAATTTTCCAGCTGCGTATTGATTGAATGCGACGACAGCCTCGACAGCATCAATGCAACCACCAGCGCGATTGTCAAATATGTGTCGCAACGCGCCGGTATCGGTATCAACGCCGGCCGCATCCGTGGCTTGGGTAGTGAAATCCGTGGCGGCGAAGCGCAACACACCGGCTGTATTCCATTTTTCAAAATGTTCCAAGCTGCGGTGAAATCCTGCTCACAGGGCGGGGTGCGCGGCGGTGCAGCCACTTTATTTTACCCGTTATGGCACATCGAAGTGGAAAGCCTGCTGGTGCTGAAAAACAACCGCGGTGTGGAAGATAACCGTGTACGCCATCTGGATTACGGTGTACAAATCAACCGGCTGCTGTATACCCGCCTGATTAAAGGCGGCGATATTGCGTTGTTTTCACCGCACGAAGTTCCCGGCCTGTATGATGCATTTTTCGCCGATCAAGACGAATTCGAACGCCTCTACACCCAATATGAGCAGGACCCGGCCATCCGCAAGCGCATTGTACCCGCCACCGAGCTGTTTTCCTTGCTGATGCAGGAGCGCGCCGGCACCGGCCGCATCTACATTCAAAACGTTGATCACTGCAACACCCACAGCCCGTTTGATCCGAGTGTGGCGCCGGTCCGCCAGTCCAATCTGTGTTTGGAAATCGCGCTGCCGACCAAGCCCTTAAACGACATCAACGATGAAAACGGCGAAATCGCCCTGTGCACCTTGTCGGCCTTTAACTTGGGCGCGTTGAACAGCCTCGACGAGTTGGAAGAGTTGGCCGATTTGGCGGTACGCGCGCTGGATGCCTTGCTAGATTACCAAGATTATCCGATTAAGGCAGCGCAAATCGCCACCATGAACCGCCGCACCCTCGGCATCGGCGTGATTAACTATGCTTACTATCTGGCCAAAAACGGTGTACGCTACAGCGATGACTCTGCCATCGGCCTGACCCACCGCACCTTTGAAGCGATTCAATATTACCTGCTCAAAGCCTCGGTGAGCCTGGCCAAAGAATACGGCGCCTGCCCGCTGTTTCACGAAACCACTTATGCGCAGGGCAAGCTGCCGATTGATACTTACAAAAAAGATTTGGATGCCGTCTGCCAAGAGCCTTTGCATCTGGATTGGGAAAGCCTGCGCGCCGATATTGTGCAACACGGATTGCGCAATTCCACGCTGACGGCGCTGATGCCGTCTGAAACCAGTTCGCAAATTGCCAACGCCACCAACGGCATTGAACCGCCGCGCGGCCTGGTATCGGTAAAAGCTTCTAAAGACGGTATTTTGAAACAAGTGGTGCCCGAATTCGGACGTTTGAAAGATCAATACGAGCTGCTGTGGCAATTGCCGGGCAACGATGGTTATCTGAAGCTGGTGGGAGTGATGCAGAAATTTGTCGATCAGGCTATTTCGTCCAACACCAGTTATGATCCGCAGCGTTTCGAAGGCGGCCGTGTGCCGATGAAGCAAATGCTGAAAGACTTGCTCACCGCCTATAAATTCGGCGTGAAAACCCTGTATTACCACAACACCCGCGATGGTGCCGACGATACCCAAGTTGATCTGCAAGACGACGGTTGTGCAGGCGGAGCATGTAAGATTTAA
- the hfq gene encoding RNA chaperone Hfq translates to MTAKGQMLQDPFLNALRKEHVPVSIYLVNGIKLQGQVESFDQYVVLLRNTSVTQMVYKHAISTIVPARAVSLQHEKQQAAAPVQVETQTAE, encoded by the coding sequence ATGACAGCTAAAGGACAAATGTTACAAGATCCTTTTTTGAACGCCTTGCGTAAAGAGCATGTGCCGGTTTCTATTTACCTGGTTAACGGTATCAAATTACAAGGCCAGGTAGAGTCATTCGACCAATATGTGGTGTTGTTGCGCAACACCTCGGTCACACAAATGGTTTACAAACATGCGATTTCAACTATTGTACCGGCTCGGGCCGTCAGCCTTCAGCATGAGAAGCAGCAGGCTGCCGCACCGGTGCAAGTGGAAACCCAAACCGCAGAATAA
- the der gene encoding ribosome biogenesis GTPase Der, which yields MKPTIALVGRPNVGKSTLFNRLTRTKDALVADMPGLTRDRHYGHGRVGSKPYLVIDTGGFEPVVDSGILHEMAKHTLQAIDEADAVVFLVDGRNGVTPQDKIIADRLRQSTRPVFLAVNKGEGANQAVLAAEFYELALGEPTVISGAHGDGVYHLIEEVLEHFPDAEEETEQPKHPVFAIIGRPNVGKSTLVNAILGEERVIAFDMAGTTRDSIHIDFEREGKPFTIIDTAGVRRRGKVDEAVEKFSVIKAMQAVEAANVAVLVLDAQQDIADQDATIAGFALEAGRALVVAVNKWDNIGDERKEQVKRDIARKLYFLEFAKFHYISALKERGIDGLFDSIQSAYNAAMIKMPTPKITRVLQSAIERQQPPRAGLVRPKMRYAHQGGMNPPVIVVHGNSLHHISDSYTRYLTQTFRKAFNLQGTPLRIQYNVSENPYEEADDKPKKKPLRRVALSNRIEKREGRKEEKSRFKKKTKVSVKKQHSK from the coding sequence ATGAAACCCACAATAGCTTTGGTCGGCCGCCCGAATGTCGGCAAATCCACTTTATTTAACCGGCTCACCCGTACCAAAGATGCATTGGTCGCCGACATGCCCGGGCTGACACGCGACCGGCACTACGGGCATGGCCGTGTGGGCAGCAAGCCTTATCTGGTAATCGATACCGGCGGCTTCGAGCCGGTGGTTGACAGCGGCATTTTGCACGAAATGGCCAAACACACACTGCAAGCCATTGATGAAGCAGATGCAGTCGTGTTTCTGGTCGACGGCCGCAACGGTGTTACCCCGCAAGACAAAATCATTGCCGACCGTTTGCGCCAAAGTACGCGCCCGGTCTTTCTGGCGGTGAATAAAGGGGAAGGCGCCAATCAGGCCGTGCTGGCTGCTGAATTTTACGAACTGGCTTTGGGCGAGCCGACTGTTATTTCCGGTGCGCACGGTGACGGTGTTTATCACCTGATTGAAGAAGTGTTGGAACATTTTCCCGATGCCGAAGAAGAAACCGAACAGCCCAAACACCCTGTGTTTGCCATTATCGGCCGCCCGAATGTGGGCAAGTCGACACTGGTCAACGCCATCCTCGGCGAAGAGCGCGTGATTGCGTTCGACATGGCCGGCACCACGCGTGACAGTATCCATATCGACTTTGAACGTGAAGGCAAGCCGTTTACCATCATTGATACCGCAGGCGTGCGCCGTCGCGGCAAAGTGGATGAAGCGGTAGAAAAATTTTCGGTGATTAAAGCCATGCAGGCCGTTGAAGCGGCGAATGTGGCGGTATTGGTGCTGGATGCGCAGCAAGATATTGCCGACCAAGATGCCACCATTGCCGGATTTGCGCTGGAAGCGGGCAGGGCGCTGGTAGTAGCTGTAAACAAATGGGACAACATCGGTGACGAGCGTAAAGAGCAAGTCAAGCGCGATATCGCCCGCAAACTGTATTTTCTCGAATTTGCCAAATTCCATTATATTTCCGCATTAAAAGAGCGCGGCATTGATGGCTTGTTTGACAGCATCCAATCGGCTTATAACGCCGCCATGATTAAAATGCCGACACCGAAAATTACCCGGGTGCTGCAAAGCGCCATCGAGCGCCAACAGCCGCCCAGAGCCGGCTTGGTGCGCCCTAAAATGCGCTATGCCCACCAAGGCGGCATGAATCCGCCGGTTATCGTTGTGCATGGCAATTCGCTGCATCATATCTCGGATTCATATACCCGCTATCTGACCCAAACCTTCCGCAAAGCCTTCAACCTGCAAGGCACGCCGCTGCGGATTCAATATAATGTTTCTGAAAACCCTTATGAAGAAGCGGATGACAAACCGAAGAAAAAACCGCTGCGCCGGGTGGCTCTAAGTAACCGCATTGAAAAGCGGGAAGGGCGCAAAGAAGAAAAAAGCCGCTTCAAAAAGAAAACCAAAGTCAGCGTGAAAAAACAACACAGCAAATAA